From the genome of Pseudomonas sp. gcc21, one region includes:
- a CDS encoding TonB-dependent receptor — translation MKSLPKPLAVAIGLVSLVGLSAADADTLALPDTTVNASSHGSRAEAMSASVEVLRGDELVTGRAATLGDTLDGLPGVHSSGFGPGVGRPVIRGLEGARVRVLSDGVSTLDASTSSPDHAITSDMQLLEQVEVLKGPATLMYGGGAIGGVVNLIDRKVPTYVPDEGVEVDMEVRGNSVADERAGSVGVTAGAGQVAVRLEGSKLTADPYRVPGSPSRQHGAFNESDSAALGLSWIGDRGYIGLAYSVQNREYGLLGHVHADCHTHGPTWHCGGHGPGHDEHDHEGDHDHHHEHDAAFIDMRQKRWDVRGEYRDPFAGFDRLRLRLGHTDYTHQEIEGDEVGTRFENKGSEARLELTHKPIAGWKGVLGGQTSRRDFSALGEEAYVPATQTDNHALFLIEALQQGDWLHEIGLRHEWQDIDARRATTGVSHRGTSISAGSAWTFSPGYALFGSVSRSQRLPTAEELFASGPHAATRTVELGNSELEEETGHNLEVGLRKLSGAVTYSLSAYRNEIDDFIYAADAGYEPGGDYRVVEYRQQDAVLHGVEASVGIQATDNLKVTFFGDSVRGRLRDGGGDLPRIPADRYGLRLEQRLSSHLTGNLESYRVRRQDDAAEYETETGGYSMLAAGLSYHAQSAAGLDYLVYARADNLLNEEVRQHSSFIKDEVLLPGRNLTVGLRLSF, via the coding sequence ATGAAATCCCTACCTAAGCCGTTGGCTGTGGCAATTGGCCTTGTCAGCCTTGTTGGGCTGTCTGCTGCGGACGCCGATACTCTGGCGTTGCCCGACACCACCGTTAACGCCTCCTCCCATGGCAGTCGCGCCGAAGCCATGAGCGCATCGGTAGAAGTGTTGCGCGGCGATGAGCTGGTGACGGGACGTGCCGCAACGCTGGGCGATACTCTGGATGGCCTCCCAGGCGTTCATTCCAGCGGGTTCGGCCCCGGAGTGGGGCGCCCGGTTATTCGTGGTCTGGAAGGGGCGCGGGTGCGGGTACTAAGCGATGGCGTCAGCACCTTGGATGCGTCCACCAGCAGCCCCGATCACGCCATAACCAGCGACATGCAGTTACTTGAGCAGGTAGAAGTGCTAAAGGGCCCGGCGACACTGATGTATGGGGGCGGCGCAATCGGAGGTGTGGTCAATCTGATTGATCGCAAGGTACCCACCTACGTGCCCGATGAGGGTGTCGAGGTCGACATGGAGGTCCGCGGTAATTCGGTGGCCGACGAGCGTGCAGGTTCGGTTGGCGTCACGGCAGGCGCAGGTCAGGTCGCCGTTCGGCTGGAGGGAAGCAAACTGACTGCCGATCCTTACAGGGTTCCGGGCAGCCCGTCACGCCAACACGGCGCGTTCAACGAGTCAGATTCGGCGGCGCTAGGCCTAAGCTGGATCGGTGACCGCGGTTACATAGGCCTGGCCTACAGTGTGCAGAATCGGGAATACGGTTTGCTGGGGCACGTTCATGCCGATTGTCATACGCATGGTCCGACATGGCATTGCGGCGGGCATGGTCCCGGGCATGATGAACACGACCATGAGGGGGATCATGATCATCACCACGAACACGACGCGGCATTCATCGACATGCGGCAGAAACGCTGGGATGTGCGTGGGGAATACCGTGACCCCTTTGCGGGATTCGACCGACTTCGCCTGCGCCTGGGGCATACCGATTACACCCATCAAGAGATTGAGGGTGACGAAGTCGGGACCCGCTTCGAGAACAAAGGTAGCGAGGCACGTCTGGAGCTGACGCATAAACCCATTGCAGGCTGGAAGGGCGTGCTGGGTGGCCAGACCTCCCGGCGGGATTTTTCCGCATTGGGTGAAGAGGCCTATGTGCCGGCTACGCAGACCGATAATCATGCCTTATTCCTGATAGAAGCACTGCAGCAGGGCGACTGGCTACATGAAATCGGCCTGCGACATGAATGGCAGGACATTGATGCCAGACGTGCCACGACAGGCGTATCGCACCGAGGCACGTCAATATCAGCCGGCAGCGCCTGGACCTTCTCACCTGGTTACGCGCTGTTCGGCAGCGTCTCTCGCTCGCAGCGCTTACCCACAGCGGAAGAATTGTTTGCATCCGGCCCGCATGCGGCCACCCGTACCGTGGAGCTGGGTAACAGCGAGCTTGAGGAAGAAACCGGCCACAACCTGGAGGTCGGCCTGCGTAAACTCAGCGGCGCGGTTACCTATAGCCTCAGCGCATACCGTAACGAGATTGACGACTTTATTTATGCAGCCGATGCCGGCTACGAGCCAGGTGGCGATTACCGGGTAGTGGAGTACCGTCAGCAGGACGCGGTACTCCACGGGGTCGAGGCGAGTGTCGGCATACAGGCCACCGATAATCTCAAGGTCACATTCTTCGGCGACAGTGTGCGGGGCCGGTTGCGCGATGGCGGTGGCGATCTGCCGCGGATTCCGGCGGATCGTTACGGTTTGCGGCTTGAGCAGCGCCTGTCCAGCCACCTCACCGGTAATCTGGAAAGCTACCGCGTGCGCCGGCAGGATGACGCAGCAGAATATGAAACCGAAACCGGGGGTTACAGCATGCTGGCTGCGGGATTGAGTTATCACGCGCAGAGCGCAGCGGGGTTGGATTACCTGGTGTACGCGCGCGCTGACAACCTGCTCAATGAAGAGGTTCGCCAGCACAGTTCATTCATCAAAGATGAGGTGTTGCTTCCGGGGCGCAATCTGACCGTCGGGCTGCGCCTGAGCTTCTGA
- a CDS encoding YqfO family protein: MYKLCFYVPESHLEPVKQAIFDVGGGCIGDYEQCCWQVLGQGQFRPRAGAQPFIGTQGELEKVAEYRVELVCSDELIARSVAALKAAHPYEEPAYDVWPLAAF, translated from the coding sequence ATGTACAAACTCTGCTTTTACGTCCCTGAATCGCATCTTGAGCCGGTCAAGCAGGCCATATTCGATGTGGGAGGAGGCTGCATTGGTGATTACGAGCAATGCTGCTGGCAGGTGTTGGGTCAGGGGCAGTTTCGTCCACGAGCCGGTGCTCAGCCATTCATCGGCACACAGGGCGAGCTGGAGAAAGTAGCCGAGTACAGAGTTGAGCTGGTCTGTAGTGACGAGCTGATTGCCCGCTCCGTGGCGGCATTGAAGGCGGCGCATCCGTATGAAGAGCCCGCCTATGACGTCTGGCCGCTAGCGGCGTTTTGA
- a CDS encoding cytochrome-c peroxidase gives MGLSPTAMADRATSEPIQPIQEAKVTEPAKVELGKKLWFDPRLSRSGFISCNSCHNLSTGGSDNLPTSIGHNWQEGPINSPTVLNSSLNVAQFWDGRAANLQEQAGGPISNPMEMASTHVLALDVINSIPQYLQEFEEIYGTKEITIDNVTDAIAVFEETLVTPNSRFDQWLKGDDKALSEEELSGYQTFKDIGCVACHNGPAAGGTSFQRMGIVEPYQTTNPAEGRVAVTGKDSDRFNFKVPTLRNVELTYPYFHDGAYWELEEAVDVMGRLQLGRQLKEGEIDNIVAFLKTLTGDQPNFQLPHLPPSTNDTPRPVPFESHVEAAEEEKSE, from the coding sequence ATGGGCCTGAGCCCGACGGCCATGGCCGATCGCGCCACCAGCGAGCCTATCCAACCCATCCAGGAGGCCAAGGTAACTGAGCCGGCCAAGGTCGAGCTGGGTAAAAAATTGTGGTTCGATCCACGCCTGTCCCGCTCCGGCTTCATCTCCTGCAACTCCTGCCACAACCTGAGCACCGGTGGCAGCGATAACCTGCCTACTTCTATCGGGCATAACTGGCAGGAAGGGCCGATCAACTCGCCGACGGTGCTGAACTCCAGCCTGAACGTTGCGCAGTTCTGGGATGGCCGGGCAGCAAACCTTCAGGAACAGGCTGGCGGCCCGATCTCCAACCCGATGGAAATGGCTTCCACTCACGTACTGGCGCTGGACGTCATCAATTCAATACCGCAGTACCTGCAGGAGTTCGAGGAGATCTACGGCACCAAGGAAATCACCATCGATAACGTCACCGACGCCATCGCCGTGTTTGAGGAAACGCTGGTGACACCCAATTCCCGCTTCGACCAGTGGCTGAAGGGCGACGACAAGGCGTTGAGCGAAGAAGAACTGAGCGGCTATCAGACATTCAAGGATATCGGCTGTGTCGCCTGCCATAACGGCCCGGCCGCTGGCGGAACGTCCTTCCAACGCATGGGCATCGTCGAACCCTATCAGACAACCAACCCGGCCGAGGGGCGCGTAGCGGTCACCGGCAAGGACAGTGACCGCTTCAACTTCAAAGTGCCGACCCTGCGGAACGTGGAGCTGACGTATCCCTATTTCCACGACGGCGCCTACTGGGAGCTGGAAGAGGCCGTGGATGTCATGGGCCGTCTGCAGCTGGGACGTCAGTTGAAAGAAGGCGAAATCGATAACATCGTCGCCTTCCTCAAGACCCTGACCGGTGATCAGCCGAACTTCCAGCTGCCACACCTGCCGCCATCCACCAACGATACACCTCGTCCGGTTCCGTTCGAGAGCCATGTAGAAGCGGCCGAGGAAGAGAAAAGCGAGTAA
- a CDS encoding murein L,D-transpeptidase family protein, whose amino-acid sequence MTRLLLTLLVVLFSPVSWASPSIDKLLVHKQERKLQVISDGAVIREYRVALGKQPVGHKRQRGDQRTPEGIYSIDWRHKSPNYNLSLHLDYPNLKDRAAAYERGLDPGSMIMIHGTPVDENYPEWFYKGLDWTNGCIALDNQSMQELWDLVPDQTIVEIRP is encoded by the coding sequence ATGACTCGCCTGCTGCTCACGCTGCTGGTTGTGTTGTTCTCGCCCGTCAGCTGGGCCTCCCCCTCCATCGACAAACTGCTGGTCCACAAACAGGAACGCAAGCTGCAAGTAATCAGCGATGGAGCTGTGATCCGTGAATACCGCGTTGCGCTTGGCAAGCAACCTGTAGGGCATAAACGCCAGCGGGGAGACCAGCGCACTCCCGAAGGCATCTACAGCATCGATTGGCGCCACAAGAGCCCCAATTACAATCTGAGCCTGCATCTCGATTATCCGAACCTCAAGGATCGTGCGGCTGCCTATGAGCGCGGCCTGGACCCCGGCAGCATGATCATGATCCATGGCACCCCGGTGGACGAAAACTACCCCGAGTGGTTCTACAAGGGCCTCGACTGGACCAACGGCTGCATTGCGCTGGATAACCAGAGCATGCAGGAACTATGGGACTTGGTGCCAGATCAAACTATTGTCGAAATCAGACCTTGA
- a CDS encoding NUDIX hydrolase → MKFCSQCGEAVSERIPAGDNRVRFVCAYCETIHYQNPRIVAGCLVTHEHQVLLCRRAIEPRHGFWTLPAGFMENGETTEQAALRETWEEARARVEAQQLYMLFNLPHINQVYMFFRGQLADMEFAAGEESLEVGLFSESDIPWDHLAFPTISKTLRQYYADLRNRDFPVRMLDITWPAIRRTGPIA, encoded by the coding sequence ATGAAATTTTGCAGCCAATGCGGGGAAGCCGTCTCCGAACGCATTCCAGCCGGCGATAATCGTGTGCGTTTCGTCTGCGCTTATTGCGAGACGATTCATTACCAGAACCCGCGGATCGTCGCCGGTTGCCTGGTAACCCACGAGCACCAGGTGTTGCTGTGCCGACGGGCAATTGAGCCACGCCACGGCTTCTGGACCTTACCGGCGGGCTTCATGGAAAACGGCGAGACCACCGAGCAGGCCGCCCTGCGAGAGACCTGGGAAGAAGCCCGGGCGCGGGTTGAAGCGCAACAGTTGTATATGCTGTTCAACCTGCCGCACATCAATCAGGTTTACATGTTCTTCCGCGGACAATTAGCCGACATGGAATTTGCCGCAGGAGAAGAAAGCCTGGAGGTTGGGCTGTTCAGCGAATCGGATATTCCCTGGGACCATCTCGCCTTTCCCACCATCAGCAAGACGCTGCGCCAGTATTACGCCGACCTGCGTAACCGCGACTTCCCGGTACGCATGCTGGACATCACCTGGCCGGCCATCCGCCGCACCGGCCCCATCGCATGA
- a CDS encoding CoA pyrophosphatase, protein MLDKLRMRVMDHKPRVIEAAGLPEAAVLIPITCVHNEPEIILTLRSKRLSTHSGEVAFPGGRRDPGDVDLQFTALRETHEEIGLSPELIDVVGPMDSLVSRFGIKVTPYVGILPDVFELTPNADEIEEIFRVPVSYLLEDPREMTHRIDYEGRSWYVPSYRYEGFKIWGLTALMLTELMNVAFDANIPLSIPYDSDQEKKSR, encoded by the coding sequence ATGCTGGACAAGCTGCGCATGCGGGTAATGGATCACAAGCCGCGTGTCATCGAAGCGGCGGGCCTGCCGGAGGCTGCCGTGCTGATCCCGATTACCTGTGTGCACAATGAACCCGAGATCATTCTGACGCTGCGCTCGAAGCGATTATCGACGCATTCGGGAGAAGTCGCCTTCCCGGGTGGGCGACGGGACCCGGGCGATGTCGACCTGCAATTCACTGCACTGCGGGAAACCCATGAAGAGATAGGCCTGAGCCCGGAGCTGATCGATGTCGTTGGCCCGATGGACAGTCTGGTGTCGCGGTTTGGCATCAAGGTTACCCCGTACGTAGGTATTCTCCCGGACGTATTCGAACTGACGCCGAACGCGGACGAGATTGAAGAGATCTTTCGCGTGCCGGTGAGCTACCTGCTCGAAGATCCCCGCGAAATGACCCACCGTATCGATTACGAAGGCCGTAGCTGGTATGTGCCCAGTTACCGTTATGAGGGCTTCAAGATCTGGGGGCTGACCGCTCTGATGCTGACTGAGCTGATGAACGTCGCCTTCGATGCCAATATTCCGCTGAGCATCCCCTATGACTCGGACCAGGAGAAGAAATCACGATGA
- a CDS encoding gamma carbonic anhydrase family protein: MKYSLGDSRVEMADDAWIAESAVVVGKVRLEAGASVWFGAVLRGDNELILLGEHSNVQDGAVMHTDPGSPLTLGKGVTVGHNAMLHGCTVDDYSLIGINAVVLNGAKIGKHCIIGANALIPEGKEIPDGSLVMGSPGKVVKQLSEAQKKMIEAGAAHYVHNAQRYRRDLKPQLD; this comes from the coding sequence ATGAAATACAGTCTCGGAGATAGCCGCGTAGAAATGGCTGACGATGCATGGATTGCGGAAAGCGCCGTGGTCGTCGGCAAGGTGCGCTTGGAAGCGGGTGCCAGCGTCTGGTTCGGCGCGGTACTGCGCGGAGACAATGAGCTGATCCTGCTGGGCGAGCATAGCAACGTCCAGGACGGCGCGGTAATGCATACCGATCCCGGTTCCCCGCTCACCCTGGGCAAGGGTGTAACAGTTGGCCACAACGCCATGCTGCACGGTTGTACTGTAGATGACTACAGCCTGATCGGGATTAATGCCGTGGTGCTCAACGGTGCGAAAATTGGCAAGCATTGCATTATCGGCGCCAATGCCCTGATACCCGAGGGCAAGGAAATTCCCGATGGATCACTGGTTATGGGGTCCCCCGGCAAGGTGGTCAAACAGCTGAGCGAAGCCCAGAAAAAGATGATCGAAGCAGGTGCCGCGCACTATGTGCATAACGCTCAGCGCTACCGTCGCGATCTCAAACCGCAGCTCGACTGA
- a CDS encoding DUF1289 domain-containing protein, which produces MHTTVRSPCVSICVLDDQDICTGCQRTGQEITRWGRISDAEKREILKLCEQRARDQGLWISASTNPQGNQL; this is translated from the coding sequence ATGCATACAACCGTACGTTCGCCCTGCGTCAGCATTTGCGTGCTGGATGACCAGGATATCTGCACCGGCTGTCAGCGCACCGGCCAGGAAATCACTCGCTGGGGCCGGATCAGCGATGCCGAGAAGCGGGAAATTCTCAAGCTGTGCGAGCAACGCGCTCGCGATCAGGGTTTATGGATCAGTGCCTCAACGAATCCTCAAGGGAACCAGCTATGA
- the purT gene encoding formate-dependent phosphoribosylglycinamide formyltransferase, protein MTCIGTPNAANATRVMLLGSGELGKELIIELQRLGCETIAVDRYDNAPAMQVAHRRHVLNMLDGRLLREVIEAEQPDYIVPEIEAIATAMLVELEQEGYHVIPTAQAAWLTMNREGIRRLAAEELGLPVSAYQFANTHDEYLAAVDAVGLPCVVKPVMSSSGKGQSLVRNQSDVAPAWDYAQAGGRAGQGKVIVEGFVDFDYEITLLTVRHIGGTTFCAPIGHRQEAGDYHESWQPQAMTEAALAESQRIALAVTDALGGRGVFGVELFVKGDQVWFSEVSPRPHDTGMVTMISQDLSEFALHARAILGLPIPLIRQLGPSASAVLLVNGTSDNVCFDNLHQALAEPDTQLRLFGKPEVDGQRRMGVALARGATVEEARDKASCAAGAVDVRL, encoded by the coding sequence ATGACCTGCATCGGAACGCCTAACGCCGCAAATGCCACGCGGGTGATGTTGCTCGGTTCGGGGGAGCTGGGAAAGGAGCTGATCATCGAGCTTCAGCGGCTGGGCTGCGAGACGATCGCTGTCGACCGCTACGATAACGCGCCTGCGATGCAGGTGGCGCATCGTCGCCATGTACTCAACATGCTCGATGGTCGATTGTTGCGGGAAGTCATCGAAGCTGAGCAGCCTGATTATATCGTCCCGGAGATTGAGGCGATCGCCACCGCCATGCTGGTCGAGCTTGAGCAGGAAGGCTATCACGTGATTCCCACGGCCCAGGCTGCCTGGTTGACGATGAATCGCGAGGGTATCCGGAGACTGGCCGCCGAAGAGCTCGGTTTGCCGGTTTCGGCCTATCAGTTCGCCAACACCCATGACGAATATCTTGCGGCGGTAGACGCGGTGGGTTTGCCCTGCGTGGTCAAGCCGGTGATGAGCTCCTCCGGCAAGGGCCAGAGTCTGGTGCGTAATCAGTCAGATGTCGCTCCCGCCTGGGATTACGCACAGGCGGGAGGCCGTGCTGGTCAGGGCAAGGTGATTGTTGAAGGCTTTGTGGATTTCGATTATGAGATCACGCTGCTGACCGTACGGCACATTGGCGGTACTACCTTCTGCGCACCGATCGGGCACCGTCAGGAAGCTGGGGATTATCACGAGTCGTGGCAACCGCAGGCAATGACCGAAGCAGCGCTGGCTGAATCTCAGCGGATTGCGTTGGCAGTGACGGACGCCTTGGGCGGGCGTGGTGTGTTTGGCGTGGAACTCTTCGTCAAGGGTGATCAGGTCTGGTTCAGCGAAGTGTCGCCGCGCCCGCACGACACCGGTATGGTCACCATGATCTCCCAGGATCTGTCCGAATTTGCCCTGCATGCGCGCGCCATACTCGGCTTGCCGATTCCGTTGATCCGCCAGCTGGGACCGTCCGCCTCGGCAGTGCTGCTGGTCAATGGCACCTCGGACAATGTCTGTTTCGATAACCTGCACCAGGCGCTTGCCGAACCCGATACCCAGCTGCGTCTCTTTGGCAAGCCTGAGGTGGACGGTCAGCGACGTATGGGCGTTGCGTTGGCGCGTGGCGCAACAGTTGAAGAGGCGCGCGACAAAGCGTCGTGCGCGGCAGGGGCAGTCGACGTCAGGTTGTAA
- a CDS encoding HlyC/CorC family transporter, with the protein MLMLSLAVLILLSAFFSSSETGMMSLNRYRLKHLSKEGNKSAKRATRLLERPDRLLGTILVGNNIVNILAASIATIVAVRIWGDAGIAIATIGLTVVILIFGEITPKTLAALRPEMIAFRVGIILELLQRLFYPIVWVCNALSNGLLKLIGVNPADADEGQLSTEELRTVVREAGLGITRSRQNMLLGILDLEKMTVNDIMVPRNEAMGIDLDDPLPTILSQLRTCHHTRLPVYQGDINNITGIVHMRSIARLLSRGTLTKESLISACKEPYFIPESTPLHTQLFNFQKNKRRIAFVVDEYGDVIGLVTLEDILEEIVGEFTTDLMPSQDVHPQDDGTFVIDGSAAIRDVNRQLQWKLPADGPKTLNGLITEQLESIPETSVCLAIGPYRIEILQTKDNMVKSARVWNRALDQIMAAKPL; encoded by the coding sequence ATGCTGATGCTCAGTCTGGCAGTGCTGATCCTTCTTTCCGCATTTTTCTCCAGCTCCGAAACCGGCATGATGAGCCTCAACCGTTACCGGTTGAAGCACCTGAGCAAGGAGGGAAACAAATCCGCCAAACGTGCTACCCGCCTGCTTGAACGCCCGGACCGGCTGTTGGGTACCATCCTGGTCGGCAACAATATCGTCAATATCCTTGCTGCCTCGATCGCTACGATTGTCGCCGTGCGGATATGGGGCGATGCCGGCATTGCAATCGCGACCATCGGACTGACGGTCGTCATTCTGATATTCGGGGAAATCACGCCAAAAACGCTGGCCGCGCTGCGCCCGGAAATGATCGCCTTCCGCGTCGGCATCATTCTGGAATTGCTGCAGCGACTGTTCTATCCCATCGTCTGGGTCTGCAATGCACTGAGTAATGGTCTGCTCAAGCTGATCGGGGTGAATCCGGCTGATGCCGACGAAGGCCAGCTCTCCACCGAGGAATTGCGCACCGTTGTCCGCGAAGCCGGCCTGGGGATCACCCGTAGTCGGCAGAACATGCTGCTGGGCATTCTCGATCTGGAAAAAATGACCGTCAATGACATCATGGTCCCGCGTAATGAAGCGATGGGCATTGATCTCGACGACCCGCTGCCTACCATCCTCAGTCAGCTGCGCACCTGCCACCACACACGCCTGCCGGTCTATCAGGGCGACATCAACAACATTACCGGCATCGTGCATATGCGCTCCATCGCACGCTTGCTTAGTCGCGGCACCCTGACCAAGGAATCGCTGATTTCAGCGTGCAAGGAACCTTATTTCATCCCTGAAAGCACGCCGTTGCATACGCAGCTGTTTAACTTTCAGAAGAACAAGCGCCGCATCGCATTTGTAGTGGACGAATACGGGGATGTGATCGGACTGGTGACGCTGGAGGATATTCTCGAGGAGATCGTGGGCGAGTTCACCACTGATCTAATGCCGAGTCAGGATGTGCATCCGCAGGATGACGGCACCTTCGTGATCGACGGCAGTGCAGCCATTCGTGATGTCAACCGCCAACTCCAATGGAAGCTGCCGGCCGACGGCCCCAAGACGCTGAACGGATTGATTACCGAGCAACTGGAAAGCATTCCGGAAACCAGTGTCTGCCTGGCGATTGGTCCGTATCGGATCGAGATACTGCAGACCAAGGACAACATGGTCAAAAGCGCCCGCGTATGGAACCGGGCGCTGGATCAGATCATGGCCGCAAAACCGCTGTAG
- a CDS encoding inner membrane protein YpjD — protein sequence MTALIPSMLAAGLYLGGTLYQFQCLSKRLTANTHILRMVGFVALLVHAASLFLQLFSDQGLSLGFFNAASLIAWLVVSLTLVSSFRAPVTTLLLSLYPLALVTVLLAALLPDHGTIFVADRHGLIVHILLSILAYGILSIAAFQAVMLAVQEYQLKHKRPTRFIRTFPPLQTMERLLFQFLMCGEVLLTLALISGFVFLENMFAQDVAHKTLLSCLAWVLFGILLWGRHVRGWRGSNAIRWTLAGFLVLMLAYFGSKLVREFILPL from the coding sequence ATGACTGCTCTGATCCCCAGCATGCTGGCTGCCGGGCTTTACCTGGGCGGCACGCTTTATCAATTTCAGTGCCTCAGCAAGCGCCTGACAGCGAATACCCATATCCTGCGTATGGTCGGGTTCGTTGCGCTTCTGGTACATGCGGCCAGCCTTTTTCTGCAGCTATTCTCCGATCAGGGATTGTCACTCGGCTTTTTCAATGCAGCATCATTGATCGCCTGGCTGGTAGTCAGTCTCACGCTTGTGTCCAGCTTCCGCGCCCCGGTCACGACTTTGCTGCTGAGCCTGTATCCGCTGGCGCTGGTGACTGTTCTGCTGGCGGCGTTATTGCCAGACCACGGCACTATTTTTGTCGCCGACCGACACGGTCTGATCGTACACATACTATTGTCGATTCTCGCCTACGGCATATTGTCCATTGCCGCCTTCCAGGCTGTGATGCTGGCGGTTCAGGAATATCAACTCAAACACAAGCGCCCTACCCGCTTCATTCGCACCTTTCCGCCGCTTCAGACTATGGAGCGTTTGCTGTTCCAGTTTCTGATGTGCGGCGAGGTCCTGCTTACCCTGGCGCTCATTTCAGGCTTCGTATTTCTGGAAAACATGTTCGCCCAGGATGTCGCGCATAAAACCCTACTATCGTGTCTGGCATGGGTCTTGTTCGGCATCCTGTTATGGGGCCGGCACGTCCGCGGCTGGCGCGGCAGCAACGCAATCCGCTGGACCCTCGCAGGTTTCCTGGTGTTGATGCTCGCGTATTTTGGTAGCAAACTGGTGCGCGAATTCATACTCCCACTGTGA
- the ffh gene encoding signal recognition particle protein — MFENLTERLSHSLRGVTGRAKLTEENIKDTLREVRMALLEADVALPVVKSFVDQVRERAVGQEVSRSLSPGQVFVKIIKAELEAVMGGSEGLNLSVAPPAIILMAGLQGAGKTTSVAKLGKTLRERQKKKVMVVSADVYRPAAIKQLETLAAEVGINFFPSDISQRPVDIVDAAIREARNRFMDVLIIDTAGRLAIDADMMNEIREVHAAAKPAETLFVVDAMTGQDAAATAQAFNEALPLTGVILTKVDGDARGGAALSVRHITGKPIKFLGVGEKTDALEVFHPDRIASRILGMGDVLSLIEQAESKLDKDKAEKLAKKLKKGKGFDLEDFRDQLQQMRGMGGLGSLMDKLPMMGKINPSQMETAQTQAEKQFKQMEAIINSMTPAERRNPDIISGSRKRRIAAGSGSQIQDIGRVIKQHKQMQKMMKKVSGKGGMAKLMRGMGGMGGAGGGGMLPPGGGMPKF; from the coding sequence ATGTTTGAAAATCTTACCGAACGCCTTTCCCATAGCCTGCGCGGTGTCACCGGCCGGGCCAAGCTGACCGAAGAGAATATCAAGGACACGCTGCGCGAAGTGCGCATGGCATTGCTTGAAGCCGACGTGGCGCTGCCTGTCGTGAAGAGCTTTGTCGACCAGGTGCGGGAGCGTGCGGTTGGGCAGGAGGTGTCGCGCAGCCTGTCGCCCGGTCAGGTGTTCGTCAAGATCATCAAGGCCGAGCTGGAAGCGGTGATGGGTGGGTCCGAAGGGCTCAATCTCAGCGTAGCGCCCCCGGCGATCATTCTTATGGCGGGCTTGCAGGGCGCGGGTAAGACCACTTCGGTTGCCAAGCTGGGTAAAACCCTGCGCGAGCGCCAGAAGAAAAAGGTGATGGTCGTCAGTGCCGACGTCTATCGCCCTGCGGCCATCAAACAGCTGGAGACGCTGGCGGCGGAAGTCGGTATCAATTTCTTCCCGTCGGATATCAGCCAGCGTCCGGTGGATATCGTCGATGCGGCCATACGTGAAGCGCGTAATCGCTTCATGGATGTACTGATTATCGATACTGCCGGTCGTCTGGCAATCGACGCCGACATGATGAACGAGATCCGAGAAGTGCACGCGGCGGCCAAGCCGGCAGAGACCCTGTTTGTTGTGGATGCCATGACCGGCCAGGACGCAGCGGCCACCGCACAGGCGTTCAACGAGGCGTTGCCGCTGACCGGTGTGATCCTTACCAAGGTCGACGGCGACGCCCGTGGCGGTGCAGCGCTGTCGGTGCGTCATATCACCGGCAAGCCGATCAAGTTTCTGGGTGTAGGGGAAAAGACCGACGCGCTCGAAGTATTCCATCCGGATCGTATTGCCTCGCGCATTCTTGGCATGGGCGATGTGCTCAGTCTGATCGAACAGGCCGAGAGCAAGCTGGATAAAGACAAGGCCGAGAAGCTCGCCAAGAAGCTCAAGAAGGGGAAGGGCTTTGATCTGGAAGATTTCCGTGACCAGTTGCAGCAGATGCGCGGCATGGGCGGACTGGGGTCGTTGATGGACAAGCTGCCCATGATGGGCAAGATCAATCCGTCCCAGATGGAAACCGCACAGACCCAGGCTGAAAAACAGTTCAAGCAGATGGAGGCCATCATAAATTCGATGACCCCCGCTGAACGACGTAATCCTGATATCATCAGCGGCTCGCGCAAGCGCCGCATTGCTGCCGGATCTGGTTCGCAGATTCAGGATATTGGCCGCGTCATCAAACAGCACAAGCAGATGCAGAAGATGATGAAGAAAGTCAGCGGCAAGGGTGGTATGGCCAAGCTGATGCGCGGCATGGGCGGGATGGGCGGCGCAGGGGGCGGCGGTATGTTGCCCCCCGGTGGCGGTATGCCCAAGTTCTGA